In a single window of the Streptomyces sp. NBC_00353 genome:
- a CDS encoding DUF5997 family protein, producing MTSHQTTQTMKPATAAKKLGVYLEATPAEFQEGVVSRSELNALQADPPEWLQELRRNGPHPRPVVAAKLGISISGLARGGITDALTTEQIEALKKDLPEWLQKERAIQAEVRKEAVRIKEKNAEQDDRTR from the coding sequence ATGACGTCGCACCAGACCACCCAGACCATGAAGCCCGCAACCGCGGCGAAGAAACTGGGTGTGTACCTCGAGGCCACCCCCGCCGAGTTCCAGGAGGGTGTCGTCTCGCGCAGCGAGCTCAACGCGCTGCAGGCCGATCCGCCCGAGTGGCTGCAGGAACTGCGGCGCAACGGCCCCCACCCCCGTCCGGTGGTCGCGGCGAAGCTCGGCATCTCCATCTCGGGTCTCGCGCGTGGCGGCATCACGGACGCCCTCACCACGGAACAGATCGAGGCGTTGAAGAAGGACCTTCCCGAGTGGCTGCAGAAGGAACGCGCCATCCAGGCCGAGGTCCGGAAGGAAGCGGTCCGCATCAAGGAGAAGAACGCGGAGCAGGACGACCGGACTCGCTGA
- a CDS encoding 4a-hydroxytetrahydrobiopterin dehydratase produces the protein MPTEPLSQKEIEDRLSELPGWALEGDRITRTYRLASHFAAAALAVHVAQIQDELNHHSDLTLGYNTVALAVHTHDAGGAVTEKDLTLAARVEAVATGHGAH, from the coding sequence GTGCCCACCGAACCGCTGTCGCAGAAAGAGATCGAGGACCGGCTGAGCGAGCTGCCCGGATGGGCGCTGGAGGGTGACCGGATCACCCGTACCTACCGGCTCGCCTCGCACTTCGCCGCCGCCGCACTGGCCGTCCATGTCGCCCAGATCCAGGACGAGCTGAACCATCACTCCGATCTGACGCTCGGATACAACACTGTTGCCCTGGCCGTGCACACGCACGATGCGGGCGGTGCGGTCACCGAGAAGGACCTGACGCTGGCGGCGCGGGTGGAGGCGGTCGCTACGGGACACGGCGCGCACTGA
- a CDS encoding helix-turn-helix domain-containing protein: MTTVALDTGVGPLLRSWRQQRRISQLELALRADSSARHISFIETGRSRPSEEMILRLADHLDIPVRERNALLVVAGYAPRYAETALDDPAMGALRDGMEQLLQGYDPYPALVVDGTYTVVAANRGIAMLLEGVAEHLLAPPLNAMRLTLHPQGLAPRIRNLRAWRADLLAQMERQIALARSAELRELYEEVAAYPVPDGAGGQDEPAGPPSALSFALPLVIEHHGRVLSFVSSIATFNTPMDVTVAELAIETFLPADQETASYLRSLAS, translated from the coding sequence ATGACAACTGTCGCGCTTGACACGGGGGTAGGGCCACTGCTGCGCAGCTGGCGTCAGCAGCGGCGGATCAGCCAGCTGGAACTGGCCCTGCGCGCCGACTCCTCGGCCCGTCACATCTCCTTCATCGAGACGGGCCGTTCGCGCCCCAGCGAGGAGATGATCCTGCGGCTGGCCGATCATCTCGACATCCCGGTCAGGGAACGCAACGCCTTGCTGGTGGTGGCCGGTTACGCGCCCCGCTACGCGGAGACCGCGCTCGACGACCCGGCGATGGGCGCGCTGCGCGACGGCATGGAGCAGCTGTTGCAGGGGTACGACCCGTATCCGGCGCTCGTCGTCGACGGCACGTACACCGTGGTGGCGGCCAATCGAGGCATCGCGATGCTGCTGGAAGGGGTGGCGGAGCATCTGCTCGCCCCGCCGCTGAACGCCATGCGGCTCACCCTTCATCCGCAGGGTCTCGCCCCGCGCATCCGTAATCTGCGGGCGTGGCGGGCGGATCTGCTGGCGCAGATGGAGCGTCAGATCGCGCTGGCCCGTTCGGCGGAGCTGCGTGAACTGTACGAGGAGGTCGCCGCCTATCCGGTGCCGGACGGCGCCGGCGGTCAGGACGAGCCGGCGGGGCCGCCTTCGGCGCTGTCGTTCGCGCTGCCGCTGGTGATCGAGCACCACGGGCGGGTGCTGTCGTTCGTCTCCTCCATCGCGACGTTCAATACGCCGATGGATGTCACGGTGGCCGAGTTGGCGATCGAGACGTTCCTGCCCGCCGATCAGGAGACCGCCTCGTATCTGCGGTCGCTCGCCTCCTGA
- a CDS encoding YoaK family protein, with protein sequence MPVLLREAWATLVPDMTDRHGPLPPLMLALTVVTGLVDAVSYLQLGRVFVANMTGNVVFSGFAFAGAPGFSVAASLVALAAFVTGALLGGLLVHRTHAHRGRMLQYALLAETVCVAAAVIVTLVSGTPFVGGVRFTLIVLLALGLGVQNAVSRALAVPDLTTTVLTLTITGIAADSHLTGGAGNKAGRRVVSACAMLLGAVVGALAVLNGHPTLPLLLAAVILAAASAAATVLARTDAPWTRPLPKK encoded by the coding sequence ATGCCCGTCCTGCTGCGTGAGGCCTGGGCCACCCTCGTACCGGACATGACCGACCGGCACGGGCCGCTGCCGCCCCTGATGCTCGCCCTGACCGTCGTCACCGGCCTGGTCGACGCCGTCAGCTATCTGCAGCTGGGCAGGGTCTTCGTCGCCAACATGACCGGCAACGTGGTCTTCTCCGGCTTCGCGTTCGCCGGGGCCCCCGGTTTCTCGGTCGCCGCCTCGCTCGTCGCTCTCGCCGCCTTCGTCACCGGGGCGCTGCTCGGCGGCCTGCTCGTGCACCGCACCCACGCCCACCGGGGCAGAATGCTCCAGTACGCGCTCCTCGCCGAGACCGTGTGCGTCGCGGCCGCCGTGATCGTCACGCTGGTGTCCGGCACTCCGTTCGTGGGAGGGGTCCGCTTCACCCTCATCGTGCTGCTCGCCCTCGGCCTCGGCGTGCAGAACGCCGTCTCCCGCGCTCTCGCGGTCCCCGACCTCACCACCACGGTGCTGACCCTCACCATCACCGGCATCGCCGCCGACAGCCATCTCACCGGAGGAGCCGGCAACAAGGCCGGACGGCGGGTGGTCTCGGCCTGCGCCATGCTGCTCGGCGCCGTCGTCGGAGCCCTCGCCGTCCTGAACGGACACCCGACGCTGCCCCTGCTGCTCGCCGCGGTCATCCTGGCGGCGGCGAGCGCGGCGGCGACCGTCCTGGCGCGTACCGACGCCCCGTGGACCCGCCCCCTCCCCAAGAAATGA
- the secD gene encoding protein translocase subunit SecD: MTRATTVRAVLAAAVLLVSVLITLTMSPRLGLDLQGGTRMVLQATDSATTKADRESTDRTLEVLRLRIDSLGVAEPTLTRSGEDRIIVELPDVQDPRKAAEVIGRTAQLSFHAVQGPGTEQEKGEAAGPTLPDEEGRPLALGPARLTGAGVKDAGASFDAQQGAGWTVALDFHKSAGRDWTRLTGEAACHPAQDERRRVAIVLDDQVISSPQVAPSVGCNVGLPSGSTQITGSFGADEARDLALLIKGGALPLPVEIVEQRTVGPTLGAAAIDASARAALIGAAATALFITFVYRLFGALAAVALAAYGVVSYAALVALGVTLTLPGLAGFVLAIGMAVDANVLVFERAREEYAERSGRSLRSAMTAGFRNAWSAVADSNVTTLIAAGLLFFLGSGPVKGFGVTLAIGVLASMFSALVIARALTEIASRSRFVSDYRGVNGIARPGRVRTWLARRDPQLFRSPRRWLLISTALITVAVLGIVVRGVNLGVEFTGGRLVEYSTSRPVDVETARTVLAGAGFGDAEVTTAGAGDLSVRTGDLDNHQEHALRAALAEEGGHTTKVRDELIGPSLGDELRRNALIALAVAVLVQLAYLAVRFRWTFALASVAALVHDVILLVGAFAWLGRTVDGIFLAALLTVIGYSVNDSVVVFDRVRELWAKARRESVTTIANRAVLQTVPRTVNTGMGALFILAALAVLGGDSLADFALALLIGICVGTYSSVLTAVPVALTLERSSKAPPPARKRAGGRTSGAGAKRRDPLDNGARV, encoded by the coding sequence ATGACTCGCGCCACCACGGTGCGAGCGGTCCTGGCTGCGGCCGTGCTGCTCGTCTCCGTGCTCATCACGCTGACCATGTCACCCAGACTCGGCCTCGATCTTCAGGGCGGCACCAGGATGGTGCTCCAGGCCACGGACTCCGCCACCACGAAGGCGGACCGGGAGAGCACCGACCGGACCCTTGAGGTGCTGCGCCTGCGCATCGACTCGCTCGGCGTCGCCGAACCGACCCTGACCCGGTCCGGTGAGGACCGGATCATCGTCGAACTGCCCGATGTCCAGGACCCTCGCAAGGCCGCCGAAGTCATCGGCAGGACCGCCCAGCTCAGCTTCCACGCCGTCCAGGGCCCGGGCACGGAACAGGAGAAGGGCGAGGCCGCCGGGCCGACGCTGCCCGACGAGGAGGGCCGCCCTCTCGCCCTCGGCCCGGCCCGGCTCACCGGCGCGGGCGTCAAGGACGCCGGGGCCTCCTTCGACGCCCAGCAGGGCGCCGGCTGGACCGTCGCCCTCGACTTCCACAAGAGTGCGGGCCGGGACTGGACCCGGCTGACCGGCGAAGCCGCCTGCCATCCCGCTCAGGACGAACGGCGGCGGGTCGCGATCGTCCTCGACGACCAGGTCATCTCCTCCCCCCAGGTCGCCCCGTCCGTCGGCTGCAACGTGGGCCTCCCGTCCGGCTCCACGCAGATCACCGGCTCCTTCGGCGCAGACGAGGCCCGCGATCTCGCGCTGCTCATCAAGGGCGGCGCGCTGCCCCTCCCCGTCGAGATCGTCGAACAGCGGACCGTCGGCCCGACGCTGGGCGCCGCCGCCATCGATGCCAGCGCCCGGGCCGCCCTCATCGGCGCCGCCGCCACCGCCCTCTTCATCACGTTCGTCTACCGGCTCTTCGGCGCACTCGCCGCGGTGGCCCTGGCCGCGTACGGAGTCGTCTCGTACGCCGCGCTGGTCGCTCTCGGCGTCACCCTCACCCTCCCCGGACTCGCCGGATTCGTCCTCGCCATCGGGATGGCGGTCGACGCCAACGTGCTGGTTTTCGAACGCGCCAGAGAGGAGTACGCGGAACGGTCCGGCCGCTCCCTGCGCTCCGCGATGACCGCCGGGTTCCGTAACGCCTGGAGCGCGGTCGCCGACTCCAACGTGACCACACTGATCGCGGCCGGTCTGCTCTTCTTCCTCGGCTCGGGACCGGTCAAGGGCTTCGGGGTCACGCTCGCCATCGGTGTTCTCGCGTCGATGTTCTCGGCGCTCGTCATCGCTCGCGCCCTCACCGAGATCGCGTCCCGCTCGCGGTTCGTCAGCGACTACCGGGGCGTCAACGGCATCGCACGCCCCGGACGCGTACGGACCTGGCTGGCCCGCCGCGATCCGCAGTTGTTCCGGTCCCCTCGTCGCTGGCTGCTGATCTCCACGGCCCTGATCACCGTCGCGGTTCTCGGCATCGTCGTACGGGGTGTCAACCTGGGCGTGGAGTTCACCGGCGGCCGGCTCGTCGAGTACTCCACCAGCCGGCCCGTCGACGTGGAGACCGCCCGCACCGTCCTGGCCGGAGCGGGGTTCGGCGACGCCGAGGTCACCACGGCGGGCGCCGGCGACCTCTCCGTACGCACGGGAGACCTCGACAACCACCAGGAGCACGCCCTGCGCGCCGCCCTTGCCGAGGAGGGCGGTCACACCACCAAGGTCCGCGACGAACTCATCGGCCCCAGCCTCGGCGACGAACTGCGGCGCAACGCGCTGATCGCGCTCGCCGTCGCCGTCCTCGTACAACTCGCTTATCTGGCGGTCCGGTTCCGCTGGACGTTCGCCCTGGCATCGGTCGCCGCGCTCGTCCACGACGTCATCCTGCTGGTCGGCGCGTTCGCCTGGCTCGGCCGCACCGTCGACGGCATCTTCCTGGCCGCACTTCTCACCGTCATCGGCTACTCCGTCAACGACTCGGTGGTCGTCTTCGACCGGGTCCGCGAACTGTGGGCGAAGGCACGCCGCGAATCCGTGACGACCATCGCCAACCGTGCCGTCCTGCAGACCGTGCCCAGAACCGTCAACACCGGCATGGGCGCCCTCTTCATCCTGGCCGCCCTCGCCGTGCTGGGCGGCGACTCCCTCGCGGACTTCGCGCTCGCCCTGCTCATCGGCATCTGCGTCGGCACGTACTCCTCCGTCCTGACCGCCGTACCGGTCGCGCTCACCCTGGAGAGGAGCAGCAAGGCTCCGCCGCCCGCACGCAAGCGCGCGGGCGGACGCACGTCCGGCGCGGGAGCGAAACGCCGGGACCCGCTCGACAACGGGGCGCGCGTATAA
- a CDS encoding rod shape-determining protein, translating to MHSPHDGRRHGRTIRNGYRGVTRGLALDLGSSCTRAWIPGLGIVTDAESTGDPEGGSGHGRPVRRGRIVDPESCGRMLSRIADTALGADRSETLIVLSHPVLAGPEHRAEVRELLAALGPTRIIVLDSARAAAAYAGPQDGGPLLVVDIGAELTEVTLLVDGMVRDARQAETGLSDLGPAEPPTAVVRTALDMIMEMWRQDRHGAVLGALRKGPLLAGGGALRPDITNRIAVRLGVPVRLADDPATTVVRGAGLILGSALRHAGAAPALPGPVR from the coding sequence GTGCATTCTCCGCACGACGGACGGCGACACGGCCGGACCATCCGCAACGGATACCGCGGTGTCACCCGCGGACTCGCCCTCGACCTCGGCAGCTCCTGCACCCGCGCCTGGATCCCCGGACTCGGCATCGTCACCGACGCCGAGTCCACCGGCGATCCCGAGGGCGGGTCCGGTCACGGCCGTCCGGTCCGACGCGGGCGCATCGTCGACCCCGAGTCCTGCGGCCGGATGCTCAGCCGCATCGCCGACACGGCTCTGGGCGCCGACCGGAGCGAGACCCTGATCGTCCTCAGCCACCCGGTCCTTGCCGGGCCCGAACACCGGGCCGAGGTGCGGGAGCTGCTCGCCGCACTCGGGCCGACGCGCATCATCGTGCTGGACAGCGCCAGAGCCGCCGCCGCATACGCCGGACCGCAGGACGGCGGCCCGCTGCTCGTCGTCGACATCGGGGCCGAGCTGACCGAAGTCACCCTCCTGGTCGACGGAATGGTCCGTGACGCCCGCCAGGCCGAGACCGGGCTCAGTGACCTCGGACCCGCCGAGCCGCCCACCGCCGTCGTCCGCACCGCACTGGACATGATCATGGAGATGTGGCGGCAGGACCGGCACGGCGCGGTCCTCGGCGCCCTGCGCAAGGGGCCGTTGCTCGCCGGAGGCGGTGCGCTGCGCCCCGACATCACCAACCGGATCGCGGTCCGCCTCGGGGTTCCGGTGCGGCTCGCCGACGACCCGGCCACCACGGTGGTCCGCGGCGCGGGGCTGATCCTCGGCTCCGCGCTCCGGCACGCCGGTGCAGCGCCGGCCCTGCCCGGCCCGGTGAGGTGA